A DNA window from Onthophagus taurus isolate NC chromosome 1, IU_Otau_3.0, whole genome shotgun sequence contains the following coding sequences:
- the LOC111415748 gene encoding dnaJ homolog subfamily C member 22, with product MAKERKPNKSVFLAYLCWVFGGIFGLHLFYLRRDAQAFLTWSTLGGYGLGWLADITKIPRYVKEVNQDPALMKEMMRKIRENKKPPFSISRFMSSLMISYLWGQLVMIAIPEDDFGGYNWQYLHWFIPLGASLGVWIVGNIGREKGSPWYAIGGAYVGYLVRYIYFDESVWFSSMIVTSALAFDTFSKEWRKDPPKRKSFFKRVFVLTTCGILYLSLWSCYFYFNGKITDSNGDTVPVHEAFHHFFTSPWWTDLKQSLHDIYIYAQHHGWYEIYKQIIDLSDVNGEQNAYKVLGLGPTASQSEITAKWRALSREFHPDKIKDPAKQREAQEKFMEIQQAYEILSNIKTKRKRKNNKSVDQ from the exons atgGCCAAAGAAAGGAAGCCGAATAAAAGTGTGTTTTTGGCATATCTTTGTTGGGTATTTGGAGGAATTTTTGGGTTGcacttattttatttgagaAGAGATGCACAGGCTTTTCTCACGTGGAGTACTCTTGGAGGCTACGGATTGGGGTGGTTGGCTGATATTACGAAGATTCCGAGATATGTTAAAGAAGTGAATCAGGATCCAGCTTTGATGAAGGAGATGATGAGAAAAATACGTGAAAACAAAAag cCTCCTTTCTCTATATCGAGGTTTATGTCTTCTCTAATGATATCCTACTTATGGGGACAACTAGTAATGATTGCCATACCAGAAGATGACTTTGGCGGATATAATTGGCAGTATTTGCATTGGTTTATACCATTAGGAGCTAGTTTAG GTGTTTGGATAGTAGGTAATATTGGTAGAGAAAAAGGTTCTCCATGGTACGCAATTGGGGGCGCTTATGTAGGATACCTAGTCAGATATATCTATTTTGATGAAAGCGTGTGGTTTTCATCGATGATCGTTACGTCGGCTCTTGCGTTTGATACATTTTCAAAGGAATGGAGAAAAGATCCtccaaaaagaaaatcatttttcaa ACGTGTATTTGTTTTAACGACGTGCGGAATACTTTACTTAAGTTTATGGTCGTGTTACTTTTACTTTAACGGAAAAATAACCGATTCAAATGGCGATACAGTTCCTGTACACGAAGCTTTTCATCACTTTTTCACGTCTCCCTGGTGGACTGACCTTAAACAATCGTTACAtgacatttatatttatgctCAACATCATGGCTG gtaTGAAATTTATAAGCAAATAATAGATTTATCGGATGTAAATGGCGAGCAAAACGCCTATAAAGTGTTAGGTTTGGGACCCACAGCCTCTCAATCTGAGATTACCGCGAAATGGAGAGCGTTGAGTAGAGAGTTTCATCCGGATAAAATCAAAGATCCAGCAAAACAAAGGGAAGCTCAAGaaaagtttatggaaattcAACAAGCTTATGAAATATTATCTAATATTAAGACTAAAAggaaacgaaaaaataataaatccgTTGATCagtga